One Salminus brasiliensis chromosome 5, fSalBra1.hap2, whole genome shotgun sequence DNA segment encodes these proteins:
- the prelid3a gene encoding PRELI domain containing protein 3A, producing MKIWSTEHIFSYPWETVIKAAMRKYPNPMNPSVVGVDVLDRNLDKNGRLHSHRLLSTEWGLPGVVRAILGTNRTLTYVKEHSIVDPQEKKMELCSTNITLTNLVSVDERLVYRPHPENPEVTILTQEAIITVKGVSLSSYLEGLMALSMSANARKGWDAIEWIIKNSECDIC from the exons ATGAAAATCTGGAGCACGGAGCACATATTCAG CTACCCCTGGGAGACGGTGATCAAAGCAGCCATGAGAAAGTACCCCAATCCAATGAACCCCAGCGTAGTAGGAGTGGATGTGCTGGACAGGAATTTGGACAAAAACGGGCGTCTCCACAGCCATCGGCTCCTGAGCACAGAGTGGGGCCTGCCAGGTGTCGTCAGAGCG ATTTTGGGCACAAATCGAACCCTCACCTACGTTAAAGAGCATTCCATTGTGGATCCTCAAGAAAAGAAAATGGAGCTTTGCTCAACAAAT ATCACTCTCACAAATTTAGTATCTGTCGACGAGAGACTAGTTTACAGGCCACATCCAGAAAACCCTGAAGT CACAATATTAACCCAGGAGGCGATAATCACAGTGAAAGGAGTCAGTCTTAGCAGCTACCTTGAGGGACTGATGGCCCTGAGTATGTCCGCTAACGCAAGAAAG gGATGGGACGCAATTGAATGGATCATTAAAAACTCTGAATGTGATATTTGCTGA
- the LOC140555705 gene encoding uncharacterized protein, whose translation MDLSVSKCCMAATPPDKTLKRQLSTLSKVMSSSLVGKISTCLCQSHILTEYDVQLIHSSATDTLKASQLLLTLLRKGPSACQLFFKCLAVCNPSLFKTTTGCTVNTADLDHFHSEDMSCSETTGAVSPYIINIHNSSLNNCIIGNNNGLCSRLSQSDITNVEKVEDMQRPDQQVAAEDSAETSYIQVKSSNVEFVIIGDNNYMSIGNSQDSEEQEEQESELEDSEG comes from the exons ATGGATCTCTCTGTATCTAAGTGCTGCATGGCTGCCACACCACCCG ACAAAACACTCAAGCGGCAGCTCAGCACCCTCTCAAAGGTTATGTCCTCCTCTTTGGTGGGGAAAATATCCACTTGCTTGTGCCAGTCCCACATCCTCACCGAGTATGACGTCCAGCTGATCCACTCTTCGGCCACAGACACTCTGAAAGCCTCTCAGCTGCTACTTACCCTTCTCCGCAAAGGGCCCAGTGCCTGTCAGcttttctttaaatgtctggCTGTGTGTAATCCCTCACTGTTTAAGACCACCACAGGCTGCACGG TGAACACAGCAGATCTAGACCACTTTCACTCTGAAGACATGTCTTGTTCAG AAACGACTGGAGCAGTTTCACCGTATATCATAAACATACACAATTCTTCACTGAACAACTGCATCATTGGGAACAACAATGGCTTGTGCAGTCGCCTCTCTCAGTCTGATATCACCAATG tcgaAAAGGTGGAAGATATGCAGAGGCCAGACCAGCAGGTGGCAGCAGAGGACTCAGCAGAGACCTCTTACATCCAGGTGAAAAGCTCCAACGTAGAGTTTGTCATCATAGGCGACAACAACTACATGAGCATTGGGAACAGCCAGGACTCAGAAGAGCAGGAGGAACAAGAAAGTGAGCTCGAAGATTCAGAGGGGTGA